A genomic segment from Deltaproteobacteria bacterium GWA2_45_12 encodes:
- a CDS encoding cytochrome C, protein MLKLTDLQKKIIGLVLLLVLVGGFFLVRFLWGLGNNLGYAPDQPIPFSHKIHAGDNKIPCLYCHSNADNSKHSTIPSMNVCMNCHRVVKTESPFIQELTKTYNEGKAFEWVKVNDVPDYVYFNHKRHVTKGIDCAQCHGDVASKAKIDQVQTLQMGFCMDCHRANYVPTDCLTCHH, encoded by the coding sequence ATGTTAAAGCTTACCGATCTACAAAAGAAGATAATCGGACTTGTTCTCCTTCTCGTACTGGTGGGTGGTTTTTTTCTTGTGCGGTTTTTGTGGGGGTTGGGCAATAATTTGGGCTATGCTCCCGATCAGCCCATTCCGTTTAGCCATAAAATTCATGCCGGCGACAACAAGATTCCCTGTTTGTATTGCCATTCCAATGCCGACAATTCAAAACATTCAACCATCCCCAGCATGAATGTTTGCATGAATTGTCACCGTGTGGTGAAAACAGAGAGCCCTTTTATCCAGGAACTCACCAAAACCTATAATGAAGGAAAAGCCTTTGAATGGGTAAAAGTCAACGATGTCCCGGACTATGTTTATTTTAATCACAAGCGCCATGTGACCAAGGGAATTGATTGCGCCCAGTGCCATGGGGATGTGGCCAGTAAGGCCAAAATTGATCAGGTGCAGACATTGCAAATGGGTTTTTGCATGGATTGTCATCGCGCCAATTATGTGCCGACGGATTGTTTGACGTGCCATCATTAA